CCGCTGGAACAGCGTGCCGCGTCCTCGCCACCGCTTCCGCAGCCCGGCCAGGACCTGTACGCTGTGCCGGTTCTCATCTACGCCTGGATCTGGCTTATTCGCGGAAGGCGAGTCTAAGAGACTCGACACCTTGCTCAGCAACTCGTCCACGCTGAAGGGCTTCAACAGCACGTCACAGCGCTGATCCCGCAGAATCTGCCGCCGCATCTGGAC
The sequence above is drawn from the Herpetosiphonaceae bacterium genome and encodes:
- a CDS encoding response regulator — translated: VVVWSEGKNAYEFVRDQRPDALILDLRMEHPQAGWIIIHMLRLNPQTAHVPVLVCTGDLAYVQMRRQILRDQRCDVLLKPFSVDELLSKVSSLLDSPSANKPDPGVDENRHSVQVLAGLRKRWRGRGTLFQRMGALRRRR